From the genome of Chroicocephalus ridibundus chromosome 1, bChrRid1.1, whole genome shotgun sequence, one region includes:
- the LOC134510097 gene encoding cathepsin E-A-like isoform X2, whose amino-acid sequence MRVILLAVVYIPFTVAMERIPLVRFKSIKKQLKEKGELEEFWRNHHPDVFARRYLHCFPADIALSIGTASERLYDYMNAQYYGVVSVGTPPQRFTVVFDTGSSNFWVPSAYCISEACRVHQKFKSFLSDSYEHGGEAFSLQYGTGQLLGVAGKDTLQISNISIRGQDFGESVFEPGTTFALAHFDGVLGLGYPSLAVGNALPVFDSIMNQQLVEEPVFSFYLKRGDDTENGGELILGGIDHSRYKGSIHWVPVTEKSYWQIHLNNIKIQGRAAFCSHGCEAIVDSGTSLITGPSSQIRRLQEYIGASPSHTGEFLVDCRRLSSLPHISFTIGHHEYKLTAEQYVVKESIEDQTFCMSGFQSLDITTRSGPLWILGDVFMSAFYCIFDRGNDRVGFAKAVHRKDYY is encoded by the exons ATGAGGGTGATACTGCTGGCTGTGGTTTACATCCCGTTCACCGTGGCCATGGAACG aATCCCCCTCGTTCGATTCAAATCTATCAAgaaacagctgaaggaaaagggagaattAGAAGAATTTTGGAGGAATCATCACCCGGATGTTTTTGCCCGGAGGTACCTGCATTGCTTCCCTGCAGATATTGCTTTATCGATAGGAACGGCTTCAGAAAGGCTGTATGATTACATGAAT gcacagtACTACGGAGTTGTGAGCGTCGGCACGCCGCCCCAGAGGTTCACCGTCGTGTTTGACACCGGCTCCTCCAATTTTTGGGTCCCTTCTGCTTATTGCATCAGTGAAGCGTGCA GGGTGCACCAGAAATTTAAGTCCTTCCTGTCGGATTCATATGAGCACGGAGGGGAAGCCTTCTCCTTGCAGTATGGCACGGGACAGCTTCTGGGCGTCGCTGGCAAAGACACACTGCAG ATAAGTAACATCTCCATCAGGGGACAGGACTTTGGTGAGTCGGTGTTTGAGCCAGGAACAACCTTTGCCCTTGCCCACTTCGATGGCGTGCTGGGCTTGGGCTACCCCTCCTTAGCAGTGGGCAATGCTCTGCCCGTGTTTGACAGCATCATGAACCAGCAGCTGGTAGAGGAGCCGGTCTTCTCTTTCTATCTGAAAAG AGGAGATGACACTGAGAACGGTGGTGAGTTGATCCTGGGGGGGATAGACCATTCCCGCTACAAAGGTTCAATCCACTGGGTCCCAGTCACCGAGAAAAGCTACTGGCAAATACATCTGAACAA TATAAAGATCCAGGGCCGGGCGGCATTTTGCTCCCACGGCTGCGAAGCCATCGTTGACTCAGGCACTTCTCTTATCACCGGCCCCTCTTCACAAATCAGGCGATTACAGGAGTATATTGGGGCAAGTCCATCGCATACTGGAGAG TTTCTTGTAGACTGCAGAAGACTGTCCAGCTTGCCCCACATCAGCTTCACGATCGGACACCACGAGTACAAGCTGACAGCGGAGCAATACGTCGTAAAG GAGTCTATTGAAGACCAAACCTTCTGCATGAGCGGCTTTCAGTCTCTCGACATCACCACTCGCTCTGGCCCGCTCTGGATTTTAGGAGATGTCTTTATGTCtgcattttactgcatttttgacCGTGGGAATGACAGAGTGGGATTTGCGAAAGCCGTTCATAGGAAGGATTACTACTGA
- the LRRC10 gene encoding leucine-rich repeat-containing protein 10 codes for MGNSLKAIVAFVPSDECQKYLLEDLEEMPVDKTVDLSGRQLRRLPLHICSFRELVKLYLSDNNLNHLPPELEQLQNLQILALDFNNFKALPLVVCTLKQLCILYLGNNKLCSLPLELRLLQNLKTLWIESNCLQYLPEVVCELSLLKTLHAGSNALRSLPTQLRCLQELRTIWLSGNLLSEFPPVLLDMPFLEVIDVDRNSIRFFPSLAHLPGLKLVIYDHNPCRNAPKVAKGVRRVGRWSEETPEPRKRSGAVIEITLDEKPSPPPAAKPEPEAEPC; via the coding sequence ATGGGCAACAGTCTGAAAGCCATAGTTGCTTTTGTGCCCTCCGACGAATGCCAGAAGTACCTCCTGGAAGACCTAGAGGAGATGCCAGTGGATAAAACGGTGGATCTGAGCGGCAGGCAGCTGAGGCGGCTGCCTCTGCACATTTGCTCTTTTCGGGAACTGGTCAAGCTGTACCTGAGCGACAACAACCTCAACCATCTGCCCCccgagctggagcagctgcagaacCTGCAGATCCTGGCGCTGGACTTCAACAACTTCAAAGCGCTGCCCTTGGTGGTGTGCACCCTCAAGCAGCTGTGCATCCTCTACCTGGGCAACAACAAGCTCTGCAGCCTTCCCCTCGAGCTCCGGCTCCTGCAGAACCTCAAGACCCTCTGGATCGAGTCCAACTGCCTGCAGTACCTGCCCGAGGTGGTGTGCGAGCTCAGCCTGCTCAAGACCCTGCACGCCGGCTCCAACGCGCTGCGCAGCCTCCCCACCCAGCTGCGGTGCCTGCAGGAGCTCCGCACCATCTGGCTGTCGGGCAACCTGCTGTCTGAGTTTCCCCCCGTGCTCCTGGACATGCCTTTTCTGGAGGTGATCGACGTGGATCGCAACTCCATCCGGTTCTTCCCCAGCCTGGCTCACCTCCCTGGCTTGAAGCTGGTGATCTACGACCACAACCCCTGCAGGAACGCGCCCAAAGTGGCCAAAGGGGTGCGGAGGGTGGGCAGGTGGTCAGAGGAGACCCCCGAACCCCGCAAGCGGTCCGGGGCGGTGATAGAAATCACACTCGATGAGAAACCATCGCCACCTCCTGCCGCCAAGCCCGAACCAGAAGCCGAGCCCTGCTGA
- the LOC134510097 gene encoding cathepsin E-A-like isoform X1, with translation MRVILLAVVYIPFTVAMERIPLVRFKSIKKQLKEKGELEEFWRNHHPDVFARRYLHCFPADIALSIGTASERLYDYMNVCLFLRSSSPGGRPGLTGLFLPQAQYYGVVSVGTPPQRFTVVFDTGSSNFWVPSAYCISEACRVHQKFKSFLSDSYEHGGEAFSLQYGTGQLLGVAGKDTLQISNISIRGQDFGESVFEPGTTFALAHFDGVLGLGYPSLAVGNALPVFDSIMNQQLVEEPVFSFYLKRGDDTENGGELILGGIDHSRYKGSIHWVPVTEKSYWQIHLNNIKIQGRAAFCSHGCEAIVDSGTSLITGPSSQIRRLQEYIGASPSHTGEFLVDCRRLSSLPHISFTIGHHEYKLTAEQYVVKESIEDQTFCMSGFQSLDITTRSGPLWILGDVFMSAFYCIFDRGNDRVGFAKAVHRKDYY, from the exons ATGAGGGTGATACTGCTGGCTGTGGTTTACATCCCGTTCACCGTGGCCATGGAACG aATCCCCCTCGTTCGATTCAAATCTATCAAgaaacagctgaaggaaaagggagaattAGAAGAATTTTGGAGGAATCATCACCCGGATGTTTTTGCCCGGAGGTACCTGCATTGCTTCCCTGCAGATATTGCTTTATCGATAGGAACGGCTTCAGAAAGGCTGTATGATTACATGAAT GTCTGCCTTTTCCTCAGGAGCAGCTCACCAGGAGGCAGGCCGGGGCTGACCGGGttgttcctcccccaggcacagtACTACGGAGTTGTGAGCGTCGGCACGCCGCCCCAGAGGTTCACCGTCGTGTTTGACACCGGCTCCTCCAATTTTTGGGTCCCTTCTGCTTATTGCATCAGTGAAGCGTGCA GGGTGCACCAGAAATTTAAGTCCTTCCTGTCGGATTCATATGAGCACGGAGGGGAAGCCTTCTCCTTGCAGTATGGCACGGGACAGCTTCTGGGCGTCGCTGGCAAAGACACACTGCAG ATAAGTAACATCTCCATCAGGGGACAGGACTTTGGTGAGTCGGTGTTTGAGCCAGGAACAACCTTTGCCCTTGCCCACTTCGATGGCGTGCTGGGCTTGGGCTACCCCTCCTTAGCAGTGGGCAATGCTCTGCCCGTGTTTGACAGCATCATGAACCAGCAGCTGGTAGAGGAGCCGGTCTTCTCTTTCTATCTGAAAAG AGGAGATGACACTGAGAACGGTGGTGAGTTGATCCTGGGGGGGATAGACCATTCCCGCTACAAAGGTTCAATCCACTGGGTCCCAGTCACCGAGAAAAGCTACTGGCAAATACATCTGAACAA TATAAAGATCCAGGGCCGGGCGGCATTTTGCTCCCACGGCTGCGAAGCCATCGTTGACTCAGGCACTTCTCTTATCACCGGCCCCTCTTCACAAATCAGGCGATTACAGGAGTATATTGGGGCAAGTCCATCGCATACTGGAGAG TTTCTTGTAGACTGCAGAAGACTGTCCAGCTTGCCCCACATCAGCTTCACGATCGGACACCACGAGTACAAGCTGACAGCGGAGCAATACGTCGTAAAG GAGTCTATTGAAGACCAAACCTTCTGCATGAGCGGCTTTCAGTCTCTCGACATCACCACTCGCTCTGGCCCGCTCTGGATTTTAGGAGATGTCTTTATGTCtgcattttactgcatttttgacCGTGGGAATGACAGAGTGGGATTTGCGAAAGCCGTTCATAGGAAGGATTACTACTGA